In a genomic window of Streptomyces pristinaespiralis:
- a CDS encoding SMP-30/gluconolactonase/LRE family protein, translating into MEVAVRHDALLGEGPTWDPAAERLLWVDILRSRVHTYDPANGRRTVMATGQHVGAAKPRAGGGLVVNLRDGVGLYDSDAAFRWLHRDPVAGRRANDAAVAPDGSLWTGTMRYDEAPGGGTLTRTAPDGTAATVLADVTVSNGTGWSPDGRRMYYIDSPTRRIDVFDLRPGDPLPVNRRPLAVVEDGAGYPDGLTVDADGCVWVALWDGAALRRYTPEGVLDRVVELPVRRPTSCAFGGAGLTDLYVTSARKGQAAPHPLSGSLLVVPGAGRGMVQPAFAG; encoded by the coding sequence GTGGAGGTGGCGGTCCGCCACGACGCGCTGCTCGGCGAGGGCCCCACCTGGGACCCGGCGGCCGAACGGCTGCTGTGGGTCGACATCCTCCGCTCGCGCGTCCACACCTACGACCCCGCCAACGGTCGCCGTACCGTCATGGCCACCGGGCAGCACGTCGGCGCGGCCAAGCCCCGGGCGGGCGGGGGCCTCGTCGTCAACCTCCGTGACGGCGTGGGGCTCTACGACAGCGACGCCGCCTTTCGCTGGCTGCACCGGGATCCGGTCGCGGGGCGCCGGGCCAACGACGCCGCGGTCGCCCCCGACGGCTCACTGTGGACGGGGACGATGCGCTACGACGAGGCTCCGGGCGGCGGGACGCTCACCAGGACGGCGCCCGACGGCACGGCGGCGACCGTCCTCGCCGACGTCACCGTCAGCAACGGCACCGGGTGGAGCCCCGACGGCCGCCGGATGTACTACATCGACTCACCGACCCGCCGGATCGACGTGTTCGACCTGCGGCCCGGTGACCCCCTGCCGGTGAACCGGCGTCCGCTGGCCGTCGTCGAGGACGGCGCCGGCTACCCCGACGGACTCACCGTCGACGCGGACGGCTGCGTCTGGGTCGCCCTGTGGGACGGGGCCGCGCTGCGCCGCTACACACCGGAGGGCGTCCTCGACCGCGTCGTGGAGCTCCCGGTGCGACGGCCCACCTCCTGTGCGTTCGGCGGCGCGGGTCTGACCGACCTCTATGTCACGTCCGCCCGCAAGGGGCAGGCCGCGCCGCATCCCCTCTCCGGCTCGCTGCTGGTGGTGCCCGGCGCCGGGCGCGGGATGGTTCAGCCCGCTTTCGCCGGCTGA
- a CDS encoding arabinan endo-1,5-alpha-L-arabinosidase: MNAPRPRPGHRLRAVLATTAVTAALVGAGVLPGHAAPAAPTASAGHPDPRPVTGDTEVHDPSAVRLKDGTYVVYSTHGGIEARTSRDGRTWQRAGSAFTDIPDWWRAYSAEGDPWAPEVTYRDGVYWLYYAVSSFGSNHSAIGLATSRSGRPGTWEDRGKVFSTTTGDHYNAIDPAVLQARGRLWMSFGSYWTGIRMIELDPATGKPRTADPEVLHLATRPDEPYAVEAPYIVEHQGSYYLFVSYDRCCAGTDSTYNIRVGRAAHPAGPYYDRDGTAMTDGGGELLLAGHGRYVGTGGQSVLRDRGRDVLVYHYYDADDAGVPKLGLNPLSWGKDGWPVVTP; the protein is encoded by the coding sequence ATGAACGCCCCGCGCCCCCGGCCCGGCCACCGCCTGCGAGCGGTCCTCGCCACCACCGCCGTCACCGCCGCACTCGTCGGCGCCGGCGTCCTCCCCGGCCACGCCGCCCCGGCGGCCCCGACCGCCTCCGCGGGCCATCCGGATCCCCGTCCCGTCACCGGCGACACCGAGGTCCACGACCCGTCCGCCGTCCGCCTCAAGGACGGCACGTACGTCGTCTACTCCACCCACGGCGGGATCGAGGCCCGCACCTCGCGCGACGGCAGGACGTGGCAGCGCGCCGGATCCGCCTTCACCGACATCCCCGACTGGTGGCGCGCCTACTCCGCGGAAGGCGACCCGTGGGCGCCCGAGGTCACCTACCGCGACGGCGTCTACTGGCTCTACTACGCCGTCTCCTCCTTCGGCTCCAACCACTCCGCGATCGGCCTGGCCACCTCCCGCAGCGGCCGGCCCGGCACCTGGGAGGACCGCGGAAAGGTCTTCTCCACCACCACGGGCGACCACTACAACGCCATCGACCCCGCCGTCCTCCAGGCACGCGGCCGGCTCTGGATGTCCTTCGGTTCGTACTGGACCGGCATCCGCATGATCGAGCTCGACCCCGCCACCGGCAAGCCCCGCACCGCCGACCCCGAGGTCCTGCACCTCGCCACCCGCCCCGACGAGCCCTACGCCGTCGAGGCGCCCTACATCGTCGAACACCAGGGCAGCTACTACCTGTTCGTCTCCTACGACCGCTGCTGCGCCGGTACCGACTCCACCTACAACATCCGCGTCGGACGGGCCGCGCACCCCGCCGGTCCCTACTACGACCGCGACGGCACCGCGATGACCGACGGCGGCGGTGAACTCCTCCTCGCCGGCCACGGCCGGTACGTCGGCACCGGCGGTCAGTCCGTGCTCCGCGACCGCGGCCGGGACGTCCTCGTCTACCACTACTACGACGCCGACGACGCCGGCGTGCCCAAGCTCGGCCTCAACCCTCTGAGCTGGGGCAAGGACGGCTGGCCCGTCGTCACCCCCTGA
- the arfA gene encoding arabinosylfuranosidase ArfA produces the protein MPDSNARFTLDPAFTVGEVNPRLFGSFVEHLGRCVYTGIFEPDHPSADEAGLRTDVLELVRELGVTAVRYPGGNFVSGYRWEDSVGPAEERPRRLDLAWRSTETNRFGLSEFMAFLGKIGPQAEPMMAVNLGTRGVAEALELQEYANHPAGTALSDRRIAHGDKDPFGIRLWCLGNEMDGPWQTGHKTAEEYGRLAAETARAMRQIDPGLELVACGSSSQAMPTFATWEATVLQEAYDLVDHISLHAYYEEIDGDRDSFLASAVDMESFIENVVATCDHVGARLKSKKRIQLSFDEWNVWYMKRFEAENTANPLDWPEAPRLLEDNYSVTDAVVFGSLLIALLRHADRVTVACLAQLVNVIAPIMTEPGGPAWRQTTFFPFAQASRYGRGEVLDVRADSPTYRTAAYGEVPLLHATAVRDKDTGAVTVFAVNRSQSDPLPLRIALTGLDVTHVEEHSVLSDADPEARNTLAEPERVVPHAGEGAVLAGGVLDVTLEPLSWNVIRLAAGA, from the coding sequence ATGCCCGACAGCAACGCCCGCTTCACGCTCGACCCCGCCTTCACCGTGGGCGAGGTGAACCCCCGTCTCTTCGGCTCCTTCGTCGAGCACCTGGGCCGCTGCGTGTACACCGGCATCTTCGAACCGGACCACCCGTCCGCCGACGAGGCCGGGCTGCGCACCGACGTCCTCGAACTGGTCCGGGAACTGGGCGTCACCGCCGTCCGCTACCCGGGAGGCAACTTCGTCTCCGGCTACCGGTGGGAGGACTCCGTCGGCCCCGCCGAGGAGCGGCCGCGCCGCCTCGACCTCGCCTGGCGGTCGACGGAGACCAACCGCTTCGGACTGAGCGAGTTCATGGCGTTCCTGGGGAAGATCGGGCCGCAGGCGGAGCCCATGATGGCCGTCAACCTCGGTACGCGGGGCGTGGCCGAGGCACTTGAGCTCCAGGAGTACGCCAACCACCCCGCCGGCACCGCCCTTTCCGATCGGCGCATCGCCCACGGCGACAAGGACCCGTTCGGCATCCGTCTGTGGTGTCTCGGCAACGAGATGGACGGTCCCTGGCAGACCGGGCACAAGACGGCGGAGGAGTACGGCCGCCTCGCCGCGGAGACCGCCCGGGCGATGCGGCAGATCGACCCCGGCCTCGAACTGGTCGCCTGCGGCAGCTCGAGCCAGGCCATGCCCACCTTCGCCACCTGGGAGGCGACGGTCCTCCAGGAGGCGTACGACCTCGTCGACCACATCTCGCTGCACGCCTACTACGAGGAGATCGACGGCGACCGCGACTCGTTCCTCGCCTCCGCCGTGGACATGGAGTCGTTCATCGAGAACGTCGTCGCCACCTGCGACCACGTCGGTGCCCGGCTCAAGTCGAAGAAGCGCATCCAGCTCTCCTTCGACGAGTGGAACGTCTGGTACATGAAGCGGTTCGAGGCGGAGAACACGGCCAACCCCCTGGACTGGCCCGAGGCCCCGCGGCTGCTCGAGGACAACTACAGCGTCACCGACGCCGTCGTCTTCGGCTCGCTGCTCATCGCCCTGCTCCGGCACGCCGACCGGGTGACCGTCGCCTGCCTCGCGCAGCTCGTCAACGTGATCGCCCCGATCATGACGGAGCCCGGCGGCCCGGCCTGGCGGCAGACCACGTTCTTCCCCTTCGCCCAGGCCTCCCGCTACGGGCGCGGCGAGGTCCTCGACGTACGCGCCGACTCGCCCACCTACCGGACGGCCGCCTACGGCGAGGTCCCGCTGCTGCACGCCACCGCCGTACGCGACAAGGACACCGGCGCCGTCACCGTCTTCGCCGTCAACCGGAGCCAGAGCGACCCGCTGCCGCTCCGGATCGCCCTCACCGGGCTGGACGTCACCCACGTCGAGGAGCACAGCGTCCTCAGCGACGCCGACCCGGAGGCCCGCAACACCCTCGCGGAGCCCGAGCGCGTCGTGCCGCACGCGGGTGAGGGGGCCGTGCTCGCGGGCGGCGTCCTCGACGTCACCCTCGAGCCCCTGTCCTGGAACGTGATCCGGCTGGCCGCCGGCGCCTGA
- a CDS encoding extracellular solute-binding protein, with amino-acid sequence MHPHRLSRRRALAGGIGALAATAALGPLSGCAAPSTAAGPGQTRLRFWHLFGGGDGVNMQGMLDAFRAEHPDVSLEAATLQWGAPYYTKLGMAGAGGRAPELAVLHLARLAGFAPGRLLDPFDLDLLADLGVREQDFPAGIWQRGQVAGEQYAVPLDTHPFVLYYQTELCEKAGLMAGGKLKRIEGAEEFADALRAAKKVTGQPGLVTETLGPDCITPWRLFATFYSQTGGKVLSEDGKRLALDDTKALRVLEYMAGLAEEGLMVRRADYGASVGIFNGGKTAFHLNGEWEISSFRTTGIPFSMTTVPTLFGRPGTQADCHAFVLPHQADRGGATNEAAHELVAWLLRNSVAWAEGGHVPAYLPVLKDPAYLELKPQSEYRGAIDDVALDEPAWFAGSASRMWIELGAVFSGVLTGSRSPRGALTEAKARLRTLLDTPDPLPGAAS; translated from the coding sequence ATGCATCCACATCGCCTCAGCCGGCGCCGCGCCCTCGCCGGCGGCATCGGCGCCCTGGCCGCCACCGCGGCCCTCGGCCCGCTGTCCGGCTGCGCCGCACCGTCCACCGCCGCCGGCCCCGGGCAGACCCGCCTGCGGTTCTGGCACCTGTTCGGCGGCGGGGACGGCGTCAACATGCAGGGCATGCTCGACGCGTTCCGTGCCGAGCACCCGGACGTCTCCCTGGAGGCGGCCACCCTCCAGTGGGGTGCCCCCTACTACACGAAGCTGGGCATGGCAGGCGCCGGCGGACGCGCGCCCGAACTGGCCGTGCTGCACCTGGCCAGGCTCGCCGGGTTCGCCCCCGGCCGGCTCCTCGACCCCTTCGACCTCGACCTCCTGGCCGACCTCGGGGTCCGCGAGCAGGACTTCCCGGCCGGCATCTGGCAGCGCGGGCAGGTGGCCGGCGAGCAGTACGCCGTCCCCCTCGACACCCACCCCTTCGTCCTCTACTACCAGACCGAACTGTGCGAGAAGGCCGGACTCATGGCGGGCGGCAAACTCAAACGCATCGAAGGGGCCGAGGAGTTCGCCGACGCGCTGCGCGCCGCGAAGAAGGTGACCGGTCAGCCCGGCCTCGTCACCGAGACCCTCGGACCCGACTGCATCACCCCGTGGCGGCTGTTCGCCACCTTCTACTCGCAGACCGGCGGCAAGGTCCTCTCCGAGGACGGGAAGCGCCTCGCCCTCGACGACACCAAGGCGCTGCGCGTGCTCGAGTACATGGCCGGCCTCGCGGAGGAGGGGCTGATGGTGCGCCGCGCCGACTACGGCGCCTCCGTCGGCATCTTCAACGGCGGGAAGACCGCCTTCCACCTCAACGGCGAATGGGAGATCTCCTCCTTCCGCACCACCGGCATCCCGTTCTCCATGACCACCGTGCCCACGCTCTTCGGCCGGCCCGGCACGCAGGCCGACTGCCACGCCTTCGTCCTCCCGCACCAGGCCGACCGCGGCGGCGCGACGAACGAGGCCGCGCACGAGCTCGTCGCCTGGCTGCTCCGCAACTCCGTCGCCTGGGCCGAAGGCGGCCATGTGCCCGCCTATCTCCCGGTTCTCAAGGACCCCGCGTACCTCGAACTGAAACCGCAGTCCGAGTACCGCGGCGCGATCGACGACGTGGCGCTCGACGAGCCCGCCTGGTTCGCCGGCTCCGCCTCCCGGATGTGGATCGAACTCGGCGCCGTCTTCTCCGGAGTGCTCACCGGATCCCGCAGCCCGCGCGGCGCCCTCACGGAGGCCAAGGCCCGCCTCCGGACCCTCCTCGACACCCCCGACCCACTCCCCGGAGCCGCGTCATGA
- a CDS encoding carbohydrate ABC transporter permease encodes MTTTTAAPPSPVNKRATAPGRPVRSVHRKWTEHGLVFVAPFLVVYAMFLIWPLLSGLGMSMTSENITGTGGEFVGLDNYAEAVADPDVWSSLWNTVWFTVLSTVPLVLVGLGLALLSHQLRVVQWLWRLSWFAPFLLPSGVVCLLFAQMIFPSGFGLADQMLAAVGLEPGIGWLSEERYAMLSIVATTVWWTVGFNFLLYLAALQAIPVHLYEAAELDGAGAWNRLWHITLPMLRRTTGLVVVLQVLASLKIFDQVYIMTGGGPDESTRPILQYVYQQGFTGYRIGYASAVSYIFFALILIVSLVQPMLSRRRAEEAAK; translated from the coding sequence ATGACCACCACCACCGCGGCACCGCCGTCACCGGTGAACAAGCGCGCCACCGCCCCCGGCCGGCCGGTCCGCTCCGTCCACCGCAAGTGGACCGAGCACGGCCTGGTGTTCGTCGCCCCGTTCCTGGTCGTCTACGCGATGTTCCTGATCTGGCCGCTGCTCTCCGGCCTTGGGATGAGCATGACCAGCGAGAACATCACCGGAACGGGAGGGGAGTTCGTCGGCCTCGACAACTACGCCGAAGCCGTCGCCGACCCCGACGTCTGGTCCTCGCTGTGGAACACGGTCTGGTTCACCGTGCTCTCCACCGTCCCGCTCGTCCTCGTGGGTCTCGGACTGGCCCTGCTGTCCCACCAGTTGCGGGTGGTGCAGTGGCTGTGGCGGCTCAGCTGGTTCGCGCCGTTCCTGCTCCCGTCCGGAGTCGTCTGCCTGCTCTTCGCGCAGATGATCTTCCCGTCCGGCTTCGGCCTGGCCGACCAGATGCTGGCCGCCGTAGGACTCGAACCGGGCATCGGATGGCTCAGCGAAGAGCGTTACGCGATGCTCTCGATCGTGGCGACCACCGTCTGGTGGACCGTCGGCTTCAACTTCCTGCTCTACCTCGCCGCCCTCCAGGCCATCCCCGTCCACCTCTACGAGGCCGCCGAACTCGACGGCGCCGGGGCCTGGAACCGGCTGTGGCACATCACCCTGCCGATGCTGCGCCGCACCACGGGACTGGTGGTGGTCCTCCAGGTCCTCGCGTCGCTGAAGATCTTCGACCAGGTCTACATCATGACCGGCGGCGGCCCGGACGAATCGACCCGGCCGATCCTGCAGTACGTCTACCAACAGGGCTTCACCGGCTACCGCATCGGCTACGCCTCAGCGGTCTCCTACATCTTCTTCGCCCTGATCCTGATCGTCTCCCTGGTGCAGCCGATGCTGTCCCGGCGCCGAGCTGAGGAGGCCGCCAAGTGA
- a CDS encoding carbohydrate ABC transporter permease, producing MSGSATIAPRRAPRAGSGAGPAGRRPRWSAGRITLLVIALVLTVAWLIPLAWAVATSLKPEGETTKTPLEWIGSRITFEAYSKVWESGDLMRWMMNSAYISVMTTVLTVLTCAMAAYGFTRTDFRGRKLLYGLVLAGIMVPPQVLIAPLFTEMVQLGLVDTYWGVILPQVAVPAMVFILVKFFEGVPRELEEAAFVDGAGRWRVFWTIVMPLSRPVLAAVAIFTFISTWNNFLWPFLVTTDPGGMTLPVGLVNVQSSFGVRYAQIMAALVIAGLPLLIVFMLFQRQIVRGIAHTGLAGQ from the coding sequence GTGAGCGGTTCCGCCACCATCGCCCCCCGACGCGCGCCCCGCGCCGGCTCCGGCGCCGGCCCCGCGGGCCGAAGGCCCCGCTGGAGCGCCGGCCGGATCACCCTGCTCGTCATCGCCCTGGTCCTCACCGTGGCCTGGCTGATCCCGCTCGCATGGGCGGTCGCCACCTCGCTGAAGCCGGAGGGCGAGACCACGAAGACCCCGCTCGAGTGGATCGGTTCGCGGATCACGTTCGAGGCGTACAGCAAGGTCTGGGAGTCCGGCGATCTGATGCGCTGGATGATGAACTCCGCGTACATCTCCGTCATGACGACCGTGCTGACGGTCCTGACCTGCGCGATGGCCGCGTACGGCTTCACCCGCACCGACTTCCGCGGCCGCAAGCTGCTCTACGGACTGGTGCTCGCCGGCATCATGGTCCCGCCGCAGGTGCTCATCGCCCCCCTGTTCACCGAGATGGTGCAGCTCGGACTCGTCGACACCTACTGGGGAGTGATCCTGCCCCAGGTCGCGGTCCCCGCCATGGTCTTCATCCTGGTGAAGTTCTTCGAGGGGGTACCCCGCGAGCTGGAGGAGGCCGCGTTCGTCGACGGCGCCGGCCGCTGGCGGGTGTTCTGGACGATCGTGATGCCACTGTCCCGGCCGGTGCTGGCCGCTGTCGCGATCTTCACCTTCATCTCCACCTGGAACAACTTCCTCTGGCCGTTCCTGGTGACCACCGATCCCGGCGGCATGACCCTCCCCGTCGGCCTGGTCAACGTCCAGTCCTCGTTCGGCGTCCGCTACGCCCAGATCATGGCGGCGCTCGTGATCGCCGGACTGCCCCTGCTGATCGTATTCATGCTCTTCCAGCGGCAGATCGTGCGCGGTATCGCGCACACCGGTCTCGCCGGCCAGTAG
- a CDS encoding arabinan endo-1,5-alpha-L-arabinosidase, with product MSRTALLPRPLARALVSIPLATLMALAPGTALAYPAPGHVTGDIVVHDPTMVRRSDGTYLLYATGGGLAMRSSTDRVAFRAGGSAFPTVPSWWSRYSSVPEAWAPDISYHGGKYLMYYAVSRFGSNTSAIGFATSSTGMPGSWTDHGIVHSTDASSDHNAIDPNLFVDDDGTWWLTFGSWWTGIKMIRLDPGTGKQHAGDRTRYSLASRPTGSRAVEAPQLVKRNGVYYLFASYDTCCAGTSSTYKIKVGRASRVTGPYTDRAGVPMMNNGGTVVLESHDRVIGPGGQSVIKDADGHLLVYHYYDGQDGGTPKLGVNLLGWGGGWPAVY from the coding sequence ATGAGCCGCACAGCACTCCTGCCCCGCCCGCTCGCACGCGCACTGGTGTCGATCCCCCTGGCCACATTGATGGCCCTGGCTCCGGGTACGGCACTCGCCTACCCGGCGCCGGGGCACGTGACCGGCGACATCGTGGTGCACGACCCCACCATGGTCCGCCGTTCCGACGGCACCTACCTGCTCTACGCCACCGGCGGCGGACTGGCCATGCGCTCGTCCACCGACCGGGTCGCCTTCCGCGCCGGGGGCTCCGCGTTCCCCACCGTCCCCTCCTGGTGGAGCCGCTACTCCTCCGTACCGGAGGCCTGGGCCCCCGACATCTCCTACCACGGCGGCAAGTACCTGATGTACTACGCCGTTTCCCGCTTCGGCTCCAACACGTCGGCGATCGGCTTCGCGACCTCCTCCACCGGAATGCCGGGCAGCTGGACCGACCACGGCATCGTGCACAGCACCGACGCGTCGAGCGACCACAACGCCATCGACCCGAACCTGTTCGTCGACGACGACGGAACCTGGTGGCTCACCTTCGGCTCCTGGTGGACCGGGATCAAGATGATCCGCCTCGACCCGGGCACCGGCAAGCAGCACGCCGGTGACAGGACGCGGTACTCCCTCGCCTCCCGGCCCACCGGCAGCCGCGCCGTCGAGGCGCCGCAACTGGTCAAGCGCAACGGCGTCTACTACCTCTTCGCCTCGTACGACACGTGCTGCGCCGGCACCTCGTCCACCTACAAGATCAAGGTCGGCCGGGCGAGCCGGGTCACCGGGCCCTACACCGACCGCGCCGGCGTACCGATGATGAACAACGGCGGCACGGTCGTCCTCGAGTCCCACGACCGGGTGATCGGTCCGGGCGGGCAGTCCGTCATCAAGGACGCCGACGGCCACCTGCTCGTCTACCACTACTACGACGGCCAGGACGGCGGCACCCCCAAGCTCGGGGTCAATCTGCTGGGCTGGGGCGGCGGCTGGCCGGCCGTCTACTGA
- a CDS encoding zinc-dependent alcohol dehydrogenase, translated as MLDGPGRFRLAGHTPLRPGPGEAQVRVAAVGICGSDREVFQGNRPEGYVRYPVTPGHEWSGTVAAVGDGVPGSLVGRKVVGEGFRNCQVCDRCHAGDTTLCGAGYEETGFTQAGAMAATLTLPARLLHPLPDDADLTAAALLEPAACVAAAALKADVRPGERVAVVGTGTLGMLAVQLLAACSPAALLMVGTRPDRAALARAFGATEYRTVDELPLPDGFDVVVEAAGSASAARTSAGLLRRGGRLVLTGIPAAGAAGLDPTDLVVRQLEVQTVFGATPAAWAHAVRAFAAGLLTPLPLVTHELSLDDFEYAIGLVGSGDPAVGKVLLHP; from the coding sequence GTGCTCGACGGCCCCGGCCGGTTCCGGCTCGCCGGACACACGCCGCTGCGCCCCGGCCCGGGTGAGGCCCAGGTCCGCGTCGCCGCCGTCGGCATCTGCGGCAGCGACCGGGAGGTGTTCCAGGGCAACCGCCCGGAGGGGTACGTCCGTTACCCCGTCACCCCGGGACACGAGTGGTCGGGGACGGTCGCCGCCGTCGGGGACGGCGTGCCCGGCTCGCTCGTCGGCCGGAAGGTGGTCGGCGAAGGTTTCCGCAACTGCCAGGTGTGCGACCGCTGCCACGCCGGTGACACCACCCTGTGCGGCGCCGGGTACGAGGAGACGGGTTTCACGCAGGCCGGAGCGATGGCCGCGACCCTCACCCTCCCGGCCCGGCTGCTCCACCCGCTGCCGGACGACGCCGATCTGACGGCCGCCGCGCTGCTCGAACCCGCCGCGTGTGTCGCCGCGGCGGCCCTCAAGGCGGACGTGCGGCCCGGTGAGCGGGTCGCCGTCGTGGGCACGGGCACGCTCGGCATGCTCGCCGTGCAGCTGCTCGCCGCCTGCTCCCCCGCCGCACTGCTGATGGTCGGCACCCGGCCGGACCGTGCCGCGCTCGCCCGCGCCTTCGGCGCGACCGAGTACCGCACGGTGGACGAACTGCCCCTGCCGGACGGGTTCGACGTCGTCGTCGAGGCCGCCGGTTCGGCGTCGGCCGCCCGCACCTCCGCCGGTCTGCTGCGGCGCGGCGGCCGCCTGGTGCTCACCGGCATCCCCGCGGCCGGGGCCGCCGGGCTCGACCCGACCGATCTGGTGGTGCGCCAGCTGGAGGTGCAGACCGTGTTCGGCGCGACCCCCGCGGCCTGGGCGCACGCGGTACGCGCCTTCGCCGCCGGGCTGCTCACACCGCTGCCCCTGGTCACGCACGAGCTGTCGCTCGACGACTTCGAGTACGCCATCGGCCTGGTGGGATCGGGCGACCCCGCGGTCGGCAAGGTACTGCTGCACCCCTGA
- a CDS encoding mandelate racemase/muconate lactonizing enzyme family protein, producing the protein MRITGISTHVIGTPWRNLTYVQVHTDEGLTGIGETRMLGHTDALVGYLREAEANHIAGSDPFAVEDLVRRMKYGDYGRAGEIVMSGIACVEMACWDIKGKALGVPVWQLLGGKVHDRVKAYANGWYTTERTPEAYHKAARTVMERGYRALKIDPFGTGHYELSHEETLYSVSLIEAVRDAIGPDAELMLEMHGRFSPSTAVRLANELAPFRPAWLEEPVPPENLKALKKVAEKVDMPVATGERIHDRIEFRELFESQAADILQPDVGHIGGIWETRKLAATAETHYMLVAPHNVGGPVLTAASLQVGFSTPNFKVLEHFNDFADAEIKKVVKGAPQVDPETGCFELSHAPGLGVELDTDAAAEFPQQQARFDLWAEGWEKRAPKGKQP; encoded by the coding sequence TTGCGCATCACGGGAATCAGCACACATGTGATCGGCACGCCCTGGCGCAATCTCACCTACGTCCAGGTGCACACCGACGAGGGGCTCACCGGCATCGGGGAGACCCGCATGCTGGGCCACACCGACGCGCTGGTGGGCTATCTGCGGGAGGCCGAGGCCAACCACATCGCCGGGTCCGACCCGTTCGCCGTGGAGGACCTCGTGCGCCGCATGAAGTACGGCGACTACGGGCGCGCCGGCGAGATCGTGATGTCCGGCATCGCGTGCGTGGAGATGGCCTGCTGGGACATCAAGGGCAAGGCGCTCGGCGTGCCCGTCTGGCAGTTGCTCGGCGGGAAGGTCCACGACCGCGTCAAGGCCTATGCCAACGGTTGGTACACCACGGAGCGGACCCCGGAGGCCTACCACAAGGCCGCGCGCACGGTCATGGAGCGCGGGTACCGGGCGCTGAAGATCGACCCGTTCGGCACCGGCCACTACGAGCTGTCGCACGAGGAGACGCTCTACTCCGTGTCGCTGATCGAGGCCGTGCGGGACGCCATCGGACCCGACGCGGAGCTGATGCTCGAGATGCACGGCCGCTTCTCCCCCTCCACCGCCGTACGGCTGGCGAACGAGCTGGCCCCCTTCCGGCCGGCCTGGCTGGAGGAGCCGGTGCCGCCGGAGAACCTCAAGGCCCTGAAGAAGGTGGCGGAGAAGGTCGACATGCCCGTCGCCACCGGTGAGCGCATTCACGACCGCATCGAGTTCCGCGAGCTGTTCGAGTCGCAGGCCGCCGACATCCTCCAGCCGGACGTCGGCCACATCGGCGGCATCTGGGAGACCCGCAAGCTCGCCGCCACGGCGGAGACGCACTACATGCTGGTCGCACCGCACAACGTGGGCGGCCCCGTCCTGACCGCCGCGTCGCTGCAGGTCGGCTTCTCCACCCCGAACTTCAAGGTGCTCGAGCACTTCAACGACTTCGCGGACGCCGAGATCAAGAAGGTCGTCAAGGGCGCCCCGCAGGTCGACCCCGAGACCGGTTGCTTCGAGCTGTCCCACGCACCGGGGCTCGGGGTGGAGCTCGACACCGACGCGGCCGCCGAATTCCCGCAGCAGCAGGCCCGGTTCGACCTGTGGGCCGAGGGCTGGGAGAAGCGCGCCCCGAAGGGGAAGCAGCCGTGA